One window of Biomphalaria glabrata chromosome 6, xgBioGlab47.1, whole genome shotgun sequence genomic DNA carries:
- the LOC106057537 gene encoding DNA polymerase theta-like: MFPVVKKKDCHLVNGVQGKRRLGRFPVSSSSVIVKTTNNASTVDKDCVKINDQIKDNLDMPDISFSPLSGSIDSSLLCEIEKVESVINNKRTKSHLTKNACTEISSRSDHVNEKKHQLASSKEAVEKENSKVLDAKRKHSKMSYQCPSSSSNFDSCDSPTNSPRDKKPKQNLSRVVTPKTNILSVGQTQKINIDSCFQTSPNSSVDQVSEDMLESRLRPGKLSTSTTLESTNGFHQSIECLNLTEDKRLLSSWGLPEPVLDVYKKQGISTMFEWQAECLLTGNALGGDNLVYSAPTSAGKTLVAELLVLKKVLETKKKAVVILPFVAVAREKMYQLQSLYQDIGVRVGGFMGSNSPSGGLSHVDIAVCTIEKANGLLNRLMEEGRINEIGIVVVDELHMVGDSHRGYLLELMLTKLMYLTRKTTNEDRVQIVGMSATLPNLRLLADWLKASLYCTAFRPVPLTEYVKVDNKILDSDLIVQREIPASLTFPNDQDHVVALCLETVTAGHAVLIFCPTKAWCENLCEAIARHFFQILQIQNKQELEGMPKNSNGVLSLCLDKSKLEDTIEQLKRSPAGVDPMLGKCIMNGVAYHHAGLTFDEREIIEGAFKETFLKVLVATSTLSSGVNLPAQRVLIRTPMFHGQVIDSLTYKQMSGRAGRRGVDKFGESILMCKPQEKTKGQNLIKSALPNVESCLRLTADQGLNNCLKRAILEVVVSGAACSYEDVLSYIDCSLLSVSLRDEDLDKMAVVESCIQYLHENEFISVHIPPSDGATGDGASKTKKFFSTQLGVAIFASSLSPEEGLQVFAELQKARKSFVLDTDLHLIYLVTPVYAADMSNTIDWYKYHAFWEALSPADKRVAQLVGVSEAFIGRAIKGSIPTKTVAQKKSLAVHLRFYTALILNSLIQETPLYEVSAKFNCNKGQLQSLQQSVSTYAGMMTVLCGKLGWYNLELLLSHFQTRLSSGVQQELVDLVRIQSLNACSARMLFNAGYQTVADVAKAEVIDVANLFKKAVPFQSEKKEDGETDWEQRERTRAKCIWLTGRKGVTEMEAATAIIQEAKIIIQDHLGVPDIHWSTKEDDSSDSLDVTDVVSENENVHEAIGNELECEVIVDSGSSNGMDYREKNDQSGVNKNDSLRKSRSYVSLSGSRKMTGNISMIRSRRISNNVSIYVARSQKKGNRQKSFYGHVVISPPVGVRMDRTLQDTSVIDQNSICQTSGHRVKDLIHVNISQHSSNAVNNILHLTLCGGESSKESLPTGYKLPQTETNSPKNHTFDEDNFEESIILDTQTENLIHLHCPATGTIQPSLTSKPGLRDHSKSSNSQEHLVSGGENSAVVDGISLFSESFSFSRNKQTEDAHATSVYGAQLIQAEPTHHIEAHSSCYSSDAVDKNEHFSRITSNATPTHSSNTSTKVSPDSSICLISSACEAANEASEESLIAASNFDKYGDIENEASDCSHVDNSDTSELRESHLNPRQMISSASKSLNSVFDSPLDENIFLASFTQDEKSSPACRVQKRSQLMDSSNSSLLYSTPKILENSRRLHKVGLAGKENLNLEAKNSLKQKFKALESFDNVQLSDDMFTDSLTSSVLNKLKTLEQAPPANCGDDIFTDSLSSSVLDKVQAECDHLMEEANNSVESSLSASLNEHQSEHSLCLESNHPSALDMNVTGSDNSDCIPPTPPNVEAPSPFKVCFQSPPRLQISHSSAHFSKLVSSPRVSSQNESGQCFTKLRSKSKVENLKLNTTAVDAKKAVNLLTQSGTVSQSLTQQSFTIIDVCANQGLFETFLNEWAGQSSYALAIACDRRPPELKSVSGPTIGGKFAKKSKKVSEIQSESVHGLPVPESDCLLVGVAISWENRDSYFISLMPDGYKGDSDANDTLKEPELDSHLTQKFRIDSICKVLDTLNGTKRQKVAIYDAKTVYKYLATTLGVSLLHCEDPRIADWLREPTSRLKNLHRMTASHCPEELALLDCIGGMQGYQSLGVDIKSSVSPRIRACTECVLTMKLMTKYRSLLAEDHLLSAFTDIEMPSLITLTRMELNGFGISSDEIERQKTLMLAKLTALEEKAYSLAGHVFSLTSTEDVAKVLYIELRLPVNGEPVKANSRLASARGRSPVRSTSKETLEKLEHLHPLPSIVLEWRRLSSALSKSLFALQKSVRPCVKLHMGRVFGDCQLFTATGRVSMAEPNLQNIPKDFSCKLSDLLTRSSSNNVCTTREKTSKQASKMLSASSTNESVIAAPISMRSMFIPFAGGLLLAADYCQLELRIFAHLCADPKLSSVLNTTGVDVFNMIAAEMKSVDVDHVTTEFRQQAKQVCYGMLYGIGAKALGQKLEVDENDAHMFMETFKNKYLGIKKYLKETIEFCQKNGFVKTIFNRRRYLPSIKSQNIHIRAQAERQAVNTTIQGSAADLVKIAMVNIDKTLSQLFPSTQWSHTQVQSQVHSHQSSRSKDQSLAEGGYLVLQLHDELIYEVSSHLVPEVARIIKKEMETAIRLNVCLPVKIKVGPSWGQLKDYQMD, from the exons atgtttCCTGTGGTCAAAAAGAAAGATTGTCATCTGGTCAATGGAGTACAGGGGAAGCGTCGTCTTGGGCGATTTCCAGTTTCATCGTCTTCAGTCATtgttaaaacaacaaacaatgctTCAACTGTGGATAAAGACTGTGTGAAAATAAATGATCAG ATCAAAGACAACCTAGATATGCcagacatttctttttctccCCTTTCAGGTTCCATTGATTCATCTCTGTTGTGTGAGATTGAAAAAGTAGAATCtgttattaataataaacgtacAAAATCACATTTAACCAAAAATGCTTGTACAGAAATTTCAAGTCGTTCGGATcatgttaatgaaaaaaaacatcaactagCCAGCTCAAAAGAAGCTGTTGAGAAAGAAAATTCTAAGGTTTTGGATGCCAAACGGAAGCACAGCAAAATGTCTTACCAGTGTCCTTCTTCGTCATCTAACTTTGATTCATGTGATAGCCCAACAAACAGCCCAAGGGACAAGAAACCAAAGCAAAATCTATCTAGAGTTGTAACACCTAAAACTAATATACTGTCCGTGGGCcagacacaaaaaataaatattgatagCTGTTTCCAAACTTCTCCCAACTCCAGTGTTGACCAAGTGTCAGAAGACATGCTTGAATCTAGGCTAAGACCTGGAAAGCTAAGTACCTCAACCACACTGGAGTCCACAAACGGTTTTCATCAAAGTATAG AGTGCTTGAATTTAACAGAAGACAAAAGACTGTTAAGCTCCTGGGGTTTACCCGAACCAGTCCTGGATGTGTACAAGAAGCAAGGAATCAGCACCATGTTTGAATGGCAGGCTGAGTGTTTGCTGACTGGAAATGCTCTAG GGGGAGATAATCTTGTCTATTCAGCTCCAACTAGTGCTGGTAAAACTTTGGTGGCAGAGTTGCTGGTCTTGAAGAAAGTTCTAGAAACAAAGAAGAAGGCTGTTGTCATCCTGCCGTTTGTGGCTGTAGCCAGAGAGAAGATGTACCAGCTCCAA AGCCTGTACCAAGACATTGGAGTAAGAGTTGGAGGATTCATGGGCAGTAATTCTCCCAGCGGAGGTCTCTCTCATGTTGACATTGCTGTGTGCACCATTGAGAAAGCTAATGGTCTACTTAATAGACTAATGGAAGAAGGGAGAATTAATGAGATAg GTATTGTGGTGGTTGATGAACTTCACATGGTTGGAGACTCTCACCGGGGTTACCTACTGGAGCTGATGCTGACCAAATTAATGTATCTAACTCGCAA GACCACCAATGAAGACAGAGTTCAGATTGTGGGCATGAGTGCCACACTACCCAATCTCCGATTGCTTGCTGATTGGCTGAAGGCTTCTCTCTACTGCACTGCTTTCCGCCCCGTACCCTTGACAGAGTATGTCAAGGTGGATAACAAAATACTTGACAGTGACTTGATAGTCCAGCGAGAGATTCCAGCTTCCTTGACCTTTCCAAATGATCAAGATCATGTTGTTGCCCTATGTTTAGAGACAGTCACAGCTGGCCACGCTGTCCTTATATTTTGCCCAACAAAAGCCTGGTGTGAAAATTTGTGTGAAGCAATTGCAAGACATTTTTTCCAAATACTTCAGATTCAAAATAAACAAGAGCTTGAAG GCATGCCTAAGAATTCAAATGGTGTGCTATCACTGTGTCTGGACAAAAGCAAACTTGAAGATACCATAGAGCAGTTGAAGCGAAGTCCAGCAGGAGTTGATCCTATGCTGGGCAAGTGTATCATGAATGGGGTTGCCTACCACCATGCAG GCTTGACATTTGATGAAAGAGAAATCATTGAAGGTGCCTTCAAGGAAACATTCTTAAAAGTTTTGGTAGCAACATCAACTTTGTCATCTGGTGTCAACCTACCAGCCCAGCGGGTGCTGATCAGGACGCCAATGTTTCATGGCCAGGTGATTGATTCTCTCACCTACAAGCAGATGTCTGGCAGAGCAGGGAGGAGGGGAGTGGACAAATTTG GGGAGAGTATCCTGATGTGTAAGCCTCAAGAGAAAACCAAAGGTCAAAACCTAATCAAATCAGCCTTGCCAAATGTAGAAAGTTGTCTGCGATTGACTGCAGACCAAGGTCTGAACAACTGCCTGAAACGTGCCATTCTAGAG GTAGTTGTCAGTGGAGCAGCTTGTAGTTATGAAGATGTTCTGTCCTACATAGACTGTTCCCTGCTCTCTGTCTCACTGCGAGATGAAGACCTAGACAAAATGGCAGTAGTAGAGAGCTGTATCCAGTATCTGCATGAAAATGAGTTCATCTCAGTTCACATACCTCCTAGTGATGGAGCCACTG GAGATGGTGCTTCAAAGACCAAGAAGTTTTTCTCCACCCAACTTGGCGTAGCCATATTTgcttcctctctctcccctgAGGAAGGCCTGCAGGTGTTTGCTGAGCTTCAGAAGGCCAGAAAATCTTTTGTTTTAGAcacagatctacatcttatTTATCTG GTGACTCCAGTCTACGCTGCAGACATGTCCAACACTATAGACTGGTACAAATATCATGCTTTTTGGGAGGCTCTGTCCCCAGCAGACAAACGAGTAGCCCAGCTGGTGGGTGTATCTGAAGCTTTCATCGGAAGGGCCATCAAAGGAAGCATTCCTACCAAGACAGTGGCTCAGAAAAAGTCTTTAGCTGTGCATTTGAGGTTTTATACAGCTTTGATTCTGAACAGTCTT ATTCAGGAGACTCCTCTGTATGAGGTATCTGCTAAGTTTAACTGCAACAAGGGCCAGCTTCAAAGTCTGCAACAGTCTGTTTCTACCTATGCTG GTATGATGACTGTTCTGTGTGGGAAGCTTGGCTGGTACAATTTGGAGCTGTTGCTGTCTCACTTCCAGACCAGGCTGTCCTCTGGAGTGCAACAGGAGCTGGTGGACTTGGTGCGCATCCAGTCCTTGAATGCATGCAGTGCCAGGATGTTGTTTAATGCAGGTTACCAGACTGTGGCTGATGTGGCCAAGGCTGAAGTCATTGATGTGGCCAATCTGTTTAAGAAAGCAGTGCCCTTTCAGAG tgagaaaaaagaagatggtgAAACAGACTGGGAACAGCGTGAGCGCACTAGAGCTAAATGTATTTGGCTGACAGGCAGGAAAGGTGTGACAGAGATGGAGGCTGCCACTGCCATCATCCAGGAAGCCAAGATTATAATACAGGATCATCTTGGAGTCCCTGACATTCACTGGAGCACAAAAGAGGATGACAGCTCAGACAGCCTAGATGTCACTGATGTTGTGTCAGAGAACGAAAATGTTCATGAAGCTATCGGTAATGAGCTGGAATGTGAAGTCATTGTAGACAGTGGAAGCAGCAATGGAATGgattatagagaaaaaaatgatcAAAGCGGAGTAAACAAAAATGATTCTTTAAGAAAATCTAGAAGTTATGTCTCTTTATCTGGATCCAGAAAAATGACAGGAAATATTTCCATGATTAGATCCAGGAGAATTTCAAATAATGTATCTATTTATGTAGCTAGGAGCCAGAAGAAAGGGAACAGACAAAAGTCATTCTATGGACATGTTGTGATCAGTCCACCTGTGGGTGTGAGGATGGACAGAACTTTACAAGACACTTCTGTTATTGACCAGAACTCTATCTGTCAGACCTCTGGTCATAGAGTAAAGGACCTTATTCATGTAAACATTTCCCAACATTCTTCAAATGCTGTAAACAATATCTTGCATTTAACTTTATGTGGTGGGGAAAGCAGTAAGGAATCCTTACCAACTGGCTACAAGCTTCCGCAGACGGAAACCAACTCACCCAAGAACCATACGTTTGATGAGGACAACTTTGAGGAAAGCATAATCCTTGATACGCAGACAGAGAACTTGATACATCTTCACTGCCCTGCAACTGGCACCATCCAGCCTTCACTCACCTCCAAACCTGGTCTGAGGGACCATTCTAAAAGCTCAAATAGTCAGGAGCATCTTGTCTCAGGAGGAGAGAACTCTGCTGTTGTTGATGGCATCAGTTTGTTCAGTGAAAGCTTCagcttttcaaggaacaaacaaacagaagatgcaCATGCAACGTCTGTTTATGGGGCTCAGTTGATCCAAGCAGAACCAACACACCACATAGAAGCACACAGTAGTTGCTATTCTTCTGATGCTGTGGACAAAAATGAGCATTTCAGTCGAATAACTTCTAATGCAACACCTACCCACAGCTCAAATACCTCCACTAAAGTCAGTCCAGACTCATCAATTTGTTTAATATCTTCAGCCTGCGAGGCTGCCAATGAAGCCTCTGAGGAGTCGCTGATAGCAGCCAGCAATTTTGATAAGTACGGAGACATAGAGAATGAAGCCAGTGACTGCAGCCATGTTGATAACAGTGACACTTCAGAACTGAGGGAAAGTCATTTAAACCCAAGACAAATGATATCATCTGCTAGTAAATCATTGAACAGTGTATTTGACTCTCCTCTGGATGAAAACATATTTCTGGCCAGTTTCACTCAAGATGAGAAGAGCTCTCCGGCATGCAGAGTTCAGAAAAGATCTCAGTTAATGGACTCATCCAATTCATCTCTGCTCTACTCTACACCTAAAATTTTGGAGAATAGCAGACGTCTGCACAAAGTGGGACTGGCTGGTAAGGAAAATCTGAATCTTGAAGCTAAGAACTCTCTGAAACAGAAATTCAAAGCTTTAGAATCTTTTGATAATGTACAGCTTAGTGATGATATGTTCACTGACTCCCTAACTTCatctgttttaaataaattaaaaactttgGAACAAGCTCCACCAGCCAACTGTGGGGATGACATTTTTACTGATTCCCTCTCCTCTTCTGTGCTGGACAAAGTTCAAGCCGAATGTGATCATCTGATGGAAGAGGCTAACAACTCTGTTGAGAGCTCCCTCTCGGCATCATTGAATGAACATCAAAGTGAACACAGCCTTTGCTTAGAATCAAACCATCCCTCAGCTCTAGACATGAACGTAACAGGCTCAGACAACAGCGACTGTATTCCCCCTACACCTCCAAACGTGGAGGCTCCTTCCCCATTCAAAGTTTGCTTCCAGTCTCCACCCAGACTTCAAATTTCTCACTCCTCAGCCCATTTCTCTAAGCTCGTCTCTTCTCCCAGAGTCAGTTCTCAAAATGAATCTGGGCAGTGTTTCACGAAGCTGAGGTCAAAATCAAAAGTCGAGAACTTAAAGTTAAATACCACTGCTGTTGATGCAAAGAAAGCAGTGAATTTGTTAACACAGTCTGGCACAGTGTCTCAGAGCCTAACTCAACAGTCTTTCACCATCATAGATGTGTGTGCAAACCAAGGTTTGTTTGAAACATTTCTTAATGAATGGGCAGGTCAGAGCAGTTATGCATTAGCAATAGCCTGTGACAGAAGACCTCCAGAGTTAAAATCTGTTTCTGGACCAACCATTGGTGGAAAGTTTGCaaaaaaat ctAAGAAAGTGAGTGAAATCCAGTCAGAGAGTGTCCATGGTCTACCTGTACCAGAGAGTGATTGTCTTCTTGTTGGTGTGGCAATCTCCTGGGAGAACAGAGATTCCTATTTTATTTCTCTAATGCCAGATGGTTACAAGG gTGATTCAGATGCTAATGACACATTGAAAGAACCTGAACTGGACAGCCATCTGACACAGAAGTTTCGAATTGATTCCATTTGTAAAGTTTTGGATACTTTAAATG GTACCAAGAGGCAGAAAGTTGCAATCTACGATGCCAAGACAGTGTACAAGTATTTAGCTACTACACTTGGCGTCTCTCTACTACACTGTGAAGATCCACGCATAGCAGACTGGTTGAGAGAACCCACGTCAAGACTAAAGAACCTTCATAGAATGACAGCTAGTCATTGTCCAGAAGAACTGGCTCTGTTAGACT GTATTGGTGGCATGCAGGGCTATCAAAGTCTGGGTGTGGACATCAAGAGTTCTGTGTCCCCCCGTATCAGGGCTTGCACTGAATGTGTCCTCACCATGAAACTCATGACCAAGTACCGCAGCTTGCTGGCTGAGGATCACCTCCTATCTGCATTTACTGACATTGAGATGCCATCTTTGATTACCCTAACCAGGATGGAGCTGAATGGGTTTG GCATTAGCTCTGATGAGATTGAGAGGCAGAAGACTTTGATGCTGGCCAAGCTGACCGCTCTTGAAGAAAAAGCTTACAGCCTTGCCGGCCATGTGTTTTCTCTTACATCAACAGAGGATGTTGCCAAG gttTTGTATATTGAATTGCGACTTCCTGTCAATGGGGAGCCAGTCAAGGCAAATTCTCGTCTTGCATCTGCCAGAGGCAGATCTCCAGTTAGAAGCACGAGTAAAGAGACACTTGAAAAACTTGAACACCTTCACCCCTTGCCATCAATTGTTCTGGAATGGAGAAGACTTAGCTCTGCACTCTCAAAATCACTTTTTGCATTGCAGAAATCTGTTAG ACCTTGTGTGAAACTCCACATGGGTCGTGTCTTTGGAGACTGCCAGCTGTTTACAGCTACTGGTCGTGTCAGTATGGCTGAGCCTAACCTGCAGAACATACCCAAGGATTTCTCTTGTAAACTTTCAG ATTTGTTGACAAGAAGCTCAAGTAACAACGTATGTACAACAAGAGAGAAAACCAGTAAGCAGGCCAGTAAGATGTTATCAGCCAGCAGCACCAATGAAAGTGTCATAGCTGCTCCAATTAGTATGAGATCAATGTTCATACCTTTTGCAG GTGGACTGCTGCTAGCAGCGGATTACTGCCAATTGGAGCTTAGAATTTTCGCCCACCTTTGTGCCGACCCCAAGTTGTCCTCTGTACTTAATACCACTGGTGTTGATGTGTTCAACATGATAGCTGCTGAAATGAAATCTGTGGATGTTGATCATGTGACCACTGAGTTCCGGCAGCAAGCAAAGCAG GTTTGCTATGGCATGCTGTACGGCATTGGAGCTAAAGCTCTTGGCCAAAAGCTAGAAGTGGATGAAAATGATGCTCATATGTTTATggagacttttaaaaataaatatctgg GTATTAAAAAGTATCTGAAGGAGACAATAGAGTTTTGTCAAAAGAATGGCTTTGTTAAAACTATCTTTAACAGGAGACGTTATTTACCTTCAATCAAAAGTCAAAATATTCACATAAGAGCTCAG GCAGAGAGACAGGCTGTGAATACAACCATCCAAGGCTCTGCTGCAGACTTGGTGAAGATTGCCATGGTAAACATTGACAAGACTCTGTCTCAGTTGTTTCCCTCCACACAGTGGAGTCATACACAAGTGCAGTCACAAGTGCATTCACACCAAA GTAGCAGAAGTAAAGACCAGAGTCTTGCTGAAGGAGGTTATCTGGTCCTACAGCTTCATGATGAACTGATTTATGAAGTCTCTTCACATTTAGTTCCAGAGGTGGCCAGGATCATCAAAAAAGAGATGGAAACAGCCATCaggctaaatgtttgtttgccaGTCAAGATCAAGGTAGGGCCAAGCTGGGGTCAGCTTAAGGATTATCAAATGGATTAA